A part of Waddliaceae bacterium genomic DNA contains:
- a CDS encoding GDP-mannose 4,6-dehydratase, with amino-acid sequence MKKALVCGVSGQDGAYLSKLLLSKGYDVIGTSRDATTSTFAGLKKVGVYDDIEKVSMAISDFRSVASVLKKYRPDEIYNLAGQSSVGLSFEQPVETIDSIVTGTLNILEAIRFEERDIKFYNAGSSECFGDIGDTPADENTPFKPRSPYALAKASAYNLISVYREAYGLFACTGILFNHESPLRYERFVTQKIVKAAARIAAGSKEKLKLGNIDIYRDWGWAPEYAEAIWLILQQQKPQDFVVATGKTISLTEFVEKAFAYFNLDWKEHVDVDESSLRPLDIHMGKANPKKAEEILGWKATSDVDDVVRMMCDDAKQG; translated from the coding sequence ATGAAAAAAGCACTAGTTTGTGGCGTCAGCGGACAAGACGGCGCATATCTCTCCAAGCTGCTCCTATCAAAAGGATACGATGTCATCGGGACGTCACGCGATGCTACGACGTCGACATTTGCAGGCCTAAAAAAAGTTGGTGTATATGATGATATCGAGAAAGTGTCTATGGCGATAAGCGATTTCCGTAGCGTAGCCTCTGTCTTGAAAAAATATCGCCCCGATGAGATATATAACTTGGCAGGACAAAGCTCAGTAGGGCTTTCGTTCGAACAGCCCGTAGAGACGATAGACAGCATAGTAACAGGGACGCTGAATATCCTAGAAGCTATACGTTTCGAAGAGCGCGACATAAAGTTCTATAATGCCGGGTCTAGCGAATGTTTCGGCGATATAGGCGACACCCCCGCCGATGAAAACACACCATTCAAACCACGAAGTCCATACGCCCTAGCAAAAGCGTCGGCATATAACCTCATATCAGTATATCGCGAAGCATATGGATTATTCGCATGTACAGGGATACTCTTTAACCACGAGTCACCACTACGCTATGAGCGCTTTGTAACACAGAAAATAGTAAAAGCAGCAGCACGTATCGCTGCAGGATCGAAAGAAAAACTTAAACTCGGAAATATCGATATCTATAGAGACTGGGGATGGGCGCCGGAATATGCAGAAGCAATATGGCTCATACTACAACAACAAAAACCTCAAGACTTCGTCGTCGCCACAGGGAAAACAATATCGTTGACGGAGTTTGTAGAAAAAGCCTTCGCATACTTTAACCTCGACTGGAAAGAACATGTTGATGTTGATGAAAGCAGCTTAAGACCACTAGATATCCATATGGGAAAAGCAAACCCCAAAAAAGCTGAAGAAATATTAGGATGGAAAGCGACATCGGATGTCGACGATGTTGTACGTATGATGTGCGACGATGCAAAACAAGGCTGA